AATTCTAAGACAATTCAAATTGAGCCAACCAATGTTAGATTTTAGAGTATATAAGTATCCAATGTTTGCTCTATCTTCTGCCATTTCAGTTACATTAAGTATAGCAATGTTCTCGGCTATGCTGTTAATGCCAATTTACCTTCAAAGTATTCGTGGTATTTCTCCGATGGATTCTGGTTTACTCATGTTACCAGGAGCTCTAATAATGGGGATTATGATGCCAATAACAGGAAGAATCTTCGATAAATTTGGTCCTAAAATATTGGCATATGTAGGTTTAGCAATAGTGATTGTTACAACATACTTATTTAGCCTGTTAACAGATTCAACAGGTTATACTCATTTAGTTGTTATTTATTCGATCCGTATGCTTGGTATTTCTATGGTTATGATGCCAATTATGACAAACGGTTTAAATCAAATACCACCAGCTCTAACACCACACGGTACAGCTATGAACAGTACCATTCAACAAGTTTCTGGAGCTATCGGGGCTAGCTTACTTGTTACAATAATGTCGAATCGCACGACAACCCATATACAAGAAATGATGACCGAAGCCACAGCTAAGTTAACGACTTCTCCTACAGGAGAAGCTTTACAACAATTGCAACAACATGTTGGAATGGAAGCGATGATTTCAGGTATTAACGATTCATTTTTAGTTTCTACTGGTATTGCTGTTGTAGCGTTTATTCTATCCTTATTCCTAAAGCGTACAACTGGTGGAAAATCTGCAGCTAAAGCGGTAGAAAAATAAACACCTTATAGCAAGCATAATATAAACTTAATTCAAAAAACACTAGCTTCCATTAAGGGCACCTGGTCATCACCAATTCCCGAGTGATTTGGACTAAACATCGGCTACACTATTAATGAAGAATTTCAAAGAGGATCTGGATGTGACTGCGTCACTTCCAGATCCTCTTTTTTCGGTAATCTTGTGGCGGATGTTTGTCCGTCGCCCTCTTGAAATTGATAGAGACAAGGTACATAAGGTTTGGATAATGAGTGAATAAATCCTATTCTACTTTTTTAAAAGCGGACGAAGATACAATTTCGTCCGCTCTGCTCTTCCTTATTAATGGATACTATCTACTTTTTCAGTTTCCACCAATTCGAATCATCTGCCCACTGATTCCTGTATACAGTGTACCGAAAAAGAAAAAAACAAATTAGATCAAGCCCTTGTAAGGTTAAGTTAATACTAGATTTCTAGTATATCAATTTCATATACATTTGTATGAACACAGCAGCTTTACTCATATTTAAAAATTAATAGGATATCCAATGACAATCAAAATAATGCCGGTTGAAAGTAGAAATTAGCTTTTTCGTGGTAGATGGTGGCTCACGTGAAACGGGAGCCATGGTAGTTTCTTATCTTTTTAAAAAGGTTGTCTCTTAAGTAGTTTCGCTACTTAAAGAAAACATTTTATCTATTCCTCAAATATTTGTTGCTGTTCTTTTATCGCATTTTTGCGTCGGTATATTTTAATATTCGGTATTAATATGAGAATAGCAGTTGCTATACCGAATATACCAGCTGTCGAACTGATTGTACCCCGGTATGAAGCATGATCTGAAACCATTAAGTTAAAAATACCCATAATAAGATTACCAAGAAATAGAACAGTAAAAAGATTAAGTATACGATTATAGTAAGAAATTTTGGATGAAGTATCTGTATAAATTTCGAAAGGTCCTTCCGCAGCTTTCTTCCGAAAGTACGCCCAGCCTCCAAATTTATTCACAACCTCAATTCCACTTTCCTTTAAAAATTCTAAATAATCATTTTTGTTTTTCAAAGCAAGCCCCGCGAGCAACTCATTACGATAAATATAAGCTCCAGGCTCACCTTTCACAAGTGTATATCGAAAGACCATAATTTTTTTAAAATGCCAGCCATTCTGCGCCATCTCATTTACCCACTGTTCTTCTTTTTCATAATCCACATAAAAACGATATTTTACTTTTTTCATTATGATTTCTCTCCCTTCGTTATTTGTAGGCCATTTTCATACAGTTCATGTAGTCTTTTTATTTCTGACTGAATAATTGATTTCCCTAAACCTGTAATAATGTATTCTTTTTTGCGTCCATCTTCATCGAATGTAACAATCCATTTCCGGTCGATCAATGTTTTAATCGCACCGTAAATTGTTCCGGCCCCAAGCCGAACACGGCCATTACTTAGTTCCTCTGTGAGTTGCATAATGCCATAACCATGTCGCGGTTCATAAAGTGATAACAAAATATAATACACACCCTCTGTTAACGGCGGATTGTTCTGTCCCATAAGTATTCCTCCTATCGCCTCCTGATATATCGTCAGCTGATATAAAAACTATATCAACTGACGATATACTTGTCAAAGAAATTTTTGCTTAAAAAAGGATAACCTTCAATTGATAACGAATTAGAATTAGTAAGGGAGGAATTTGATGACACATCTTATAACCGATTATCTTGGGAGAAAAATGCACATTTCCACCCCACCAAAAAGGATCATTTCGATTTGTCCAGCAATTACGGAAACACTCTTCGCTCTAGGTCTTGAGAATGAGATAGTAGGTCGAACGAGATATTGTATTTTCCCAAAAGGAATTGTAGAGCACGTGCCTATTGTGGGGGGCACAAAAGAAGTAAATATAGATAAAATACGTGAGCTACGGCCAGATCTCATTTTAGCTGAAAAAGAAGAAAACACGGAAGACATCGTGCGTGCACTCGAAAAAATTGCCCCAGTTTTCGTTATGGAGGTTCAATCCATACAGGATGCTTACCGATTTTTACAAACACTTGGAGAACTGGCGAACAAGGAACAAGCTGCAGATATGCTCATTACTTCCTGCAAATCATCCTTCGCTTCCATTCAGCATAAGCAATATCGAAAAGCTGCATATGTTATTTGGCGTAAACCATATATGGTCGTTGGAGGAACTACTTATATAAATGATGTATTACTTAAACTAGGTTTCCGTAATCCTTTTGAAAAAGAAGATTCTAGGTATCCTGCGGTGACAAAAGAGGAACTGGCAAATGCCAACCTAGATGTCCTTTTGCTCGCTTCCGAACCATTTCCTTTTCAAGAAAAACATCTAGCAGAATTCCAAGCATTTCTTCCTAACACAAAGATCGTATTAGTAGACGGTGAAATGTTTTGGTATGGGACTAAAATGATAACATCTGGACCATATTTAGAAAATCTAATTAAAAATATTTAGAGAATTATAGTAGGGCTATCTTTGAACTTACTAATCTAAGGAATGTGTACCATTTTAAGCGGTTTCTTTACTGTTTGATGGTAAAATAAAAGATAGACAAATTTTTGTAAAAGGAGATATATTCATGAACATTTCAGTTAATTATTCAGGAGATTACAACCAACTTCTTACATCTGAATTGGAAAGTAAATTAAAAGCTATTCACAAAGGAATTCATACTAAATCTGCAGAAGGGGCCGAATATTTAGGGTGGGTAGATTGGCCGAGCACTATCAATCAGGAGTTTCTAGAAGATATAAAAGAAACTGCAAAACACATTCGCTCGACTTCGGATGTGCTAGTTGTTATTGGTATAGGTGGCTCCTATCTAGGTTCGAAAGCAGTCATTGAAGCTCTTTCTACACCATTCAAAAAACAAACCGACTTAGAAGTTATTTTTGCTGGCCATCTAGTAAGTGGCGAATACTTAAAGGAACTGATTACATATTTAGACAATAAAGAGGTCACATTAAATATCATTTCAAAATCAGGAACAACCACAGAGCCTGCTATTGCTTTCCGCTTTTTACAGCAGTACATGGAAAAACGGTATGGAGATCAAGCTACATCCCGCATCTTCGTTACAACAGATGAAGAAAAAGGAGCGTTACGCTCACTTGCTATCGAAAAAGGTTATCGACGCTTTGTCGTACCAGGTAATATTGGAGGACGATACTCTGTTTTCACGGCAGTTGGTTTGTTACCTATCGCAGCAGCAGGTTACGATATCGAAAAACTAATCAATGGGGCAAAAATAGCAGAGCAGGAATTTGGAGTATTTGATACAAAGTCAAATAGTGCCATTCAATATGCAGTTATTCGAAACCATTTGTACAATACAGGATACCCAGTCGAAATCATGGCAACGTTTGATGAAAAGTTAACTTATGTACAAGAATGGTGGAAGCAATTATTTGGAGAAAGTGAAGGAAAAGAAGGGAAAGGAATTTTTCCAGCATCTGTCCTTTATTCAACCGACCTACATTCCTTAGGTCAGTACATCCAAGATGGAAAACGCATGTTATTCGAATCTTTTTTAATGGTGAAAAGTGTCCCAAGTGACTTAATGGTTTTTGAAGCAGAAAATAACGGGGATGAACTGAACTATCTAAGTGGTCTATCTCTTCACGAATTTAATATGGCATGTCATGAAGCAACCGCTACCGCTCACCTGGACGGAGGCGTGCCCCAACTCACAATTACGATAGAACAACTAGATGAACAACATATCGGCCACCTTTTATATTTTTATATGATGGCTTGTGCGTTTAGTTCTTACCTTCTCGACATCAATCCATTCGATCAACCGGGCGTGGAAGACTACAAGACTAACATCTTTAAAATTCTAAAAAAACCTGGTTACTAAATAAAAAGCACGTTTTGTCCGAGGACAAAACGTGCTTTTTATATTTTATAAATTCTCGCTTCGTAAGGTGCTAGATGGATTGTTGTGATCTCTTCGTGCTCGTTAACCTTTAAGTTTGAAAGCAGTAAATTCGGTCGCTTATAGATAATGCCTTGCACTTCAGCTACTTCAATTGGTTCCTTTGATAAGTTACTTAATACGATTACTTTTTCCTCGTTAAACGTACGAGTATATGCATAAAGTGTCGTGTGTTCCTTTAACACCAAATCATAATTTCCATAAGTGAAAATATGATTTGTTTTACGTAAGCTAATCATATTTTTATAATAATTTAATATAGAGTTCGGGTCGTTTTCCTGTGTCTCTACATTAATTTCTGTGTAGTTCGGATTCACACCTAACCATGGTGTTCCTTTTGTAAATCCTGCATTTTCAGCGTCAGACCATTGCATCGGTGTTCGCGCATTGTCACGGCTCGTTGCCCAAATAGTTTCCATCACTTGATCATGCGAATCTCCTTGGCTTAGTCTATATGTATATAGACTTTTACTAGCCACGTCATTATAATCCGCAATTGATTGGAACTGGACATTAGTCATTCCCAATTCTTGTCCTTGGTAAATAAACGGAGTTCCTTGCATAAAGAAGTACATTGTTGCTAATGAAGTAGCACTTTCTTTCCAATATGCCTGATCATTTCCCCAAGTAGAAACGCTACGCGCCTTATCATGATTTTCTATAAATAAAGCATTCCAGCCGCTTCCTTCTAATGCTTTTTGCCATCGAGTCAAAACACTTTTGAGCCCTGGAATATCCAACTTCTTCTTTTCTGCATCCCATAAACTCAAATGCTCGAACTGAAAAATCATATTGAATTTCCCTTGTTTCTCATCTACCCATCCATGAATCTCATCAATTCCAACACCATTTGCTTCACCGACTGTCATAATATCGTACTTTGCAAAAGTCTCTTTCTTTAATTCTTCTAAAAACGGCATAATTCCTGGAACATTCATATATTTTTCCCATGCAGGAACATATGGAGCTTTTCCTTGATTGGGCATATTTGCAAACGAATTGTCTTTTTTAATGTGACTAATCGCATCGACACGAAACCCATCGATCCCTTTATCTAGCCACCAATTCACAGTATTATATAACGCATTTCGTACTTCTTCGTTCTCCCAGTTTAAATCAGGTTGTTTTTTAGAAAATAAATGCAAATAGTATTGCTGAGTTTCTTTATCGAGTTCCCAAGCAGACCCATTGAAAATACTTCCCCAATTAGTTGGTTCTTTTCCATTTACACCGTCTCGCCAAATATACCAATCACGCTTTTCATTATTTTTCGAGGAGCGTGATTCAATAAACCAGCGGTGTTCGTCACTTGTATGATTAATGACTAAATCAATGATGAGTTTCATATCACGTCTATGCACTTCTTGAAGTAACTCATCAAAATCTTCCATTGATCCGAATTCATCCATGATAGCTTGATAGTCACTAATATCATATCCATTATCATCGTTTGGAGACATATACATTGGACAAATCCAAATAACATCAATCCCTAAATCTTGTATGTAATCTAATCGCGAAAGCAGTCCTTGTAAGTCGCCAATTCCATCATCATTAGAATCTTGGAAACTACGAGGATAAACTTGGTAAGCAACTGCCTCTTTCCACCATATTTTCTTCATTTCTTCCCTCATTTTCTTGTTGGTTTTTATTCGCCAACCATTTTAATATTTCCGCATGAATCTCGTTCTATTAAAGTAGTTGGTACAAAATGATGTTTTACCGGTGCTTTTGGATCTATTATTTTTTCTAATAGAAAGTTGGCAGACTGGAAGCCCAATTCAAAAATCGAAATGTCCACAGAAGTTAGAGGAGGCTTTACATAGGCTGATAAGGAGTGGTTGTTGAAACTCACAATGGAAATATCCTTTGGGACCTGTATGGACAGCTCTTCTAAATATCGAATGATTTCATACGCTACTAAATCGTCATGTGCCACAATTGCTGTAGGGGGTACTTCAAGCTGCATCAGCTCTTTTATACTTTTATTCCCTGTTGCTTTAATGGCTTCATCGTGTATAAAGTACGCATCTGAATAGAAAAGACCTGTGTCTATTAATGCCTGTTGATAACCTTCTAAGCGGTCCTTCGAAACTACAAATTCGAGATTCCCTCCGATAAATGCGATCTGCCGATGCCCTAGGTTAAATAGATATTCCACAACATCATGAGCAATTTTCTGATTATCGTTGTCAATATACGTAATCTCATCCTCATATTTATAAGGACGGCCTACCATCGTAAATGGAAACTTCGCATCCTTTAAAAAAGCCATTGTACGATCATTAACACGAGAATAAAGCAGGATAATGCCATCCACCTTTCTCCCTTGCACCATTGACACAACTTCTTGATAGATTTCTTCCTCGCTGCCACCTGTAGATAGGTAAATGCCATATTTACTAGCGTGGGCACTTGTACAAATGCCGCGGATGACTTCTGGAAAGAACGGATTTTGAAATGCCAATGAGGTAGAATTCGACATGATAACACCTACCGTTTTCGTGCTTTTTGCGGCTAAATTTCTTGCTTGAAAGTTAGGGTGATACTCTAACCGTTCCATTACTTCCCTTACTTTGCGCTTCGTTTGTTCACTAATTCTTGGGTTGTCTGCAATTACACGAGAAACGGTAGCTGGAGAAACATTCGCTTCTTTCGCCACATCAATGATTGTAATAGCCAATAGAATCCCCTCTTTTCAATATTTTACTTTACTGCTCCATCTGATACACCTTTAATAATTTCTCGTTGTGCAAAGAAATATGCAATAACTACTGGAATAATTGCCAATGTAAGACCTGCTAAGGCAAGATGCCATTGTTTTGTATATTCTCCGAAGAAAAAGAACATTTTCAATGGAATTGTCTCCATTCCTTTTTGGTTAATGACTAGAGAAGGAAGCAAGTAGTCATTCCAAATCCAAATGGTATTTAATATGCCTACAGTCACTGTAATTGGCTTAAGCATCGGAAAAATGATATACCAAAAAACTTGGAATCTATTTGCCCCATCAATTGTAGCAGCTTCGTCTAAAGTACGAGGGATGGAGTTTAAGGCACCATGATATAAAAAAATGGATAAACTCGCACCAAAACCTAAATACATGAATATTAACCCCGCTCGGTTCAACATCTCAAACTTCCCAAACACCGTCACGAGAGGAATCATAACAGATTGAAAAGGGATTAGCATCGCCGCTACAAAAACAAAGAAAATAATAGTGCTTATACGCCCTTTTGCACGAGACAACGCATACGCTGCCATTGCTGAAAAAATAATGATTAGTACAACACTAATTACTGTAATAATGAGTGAATTAGCAAAAGTTCTTAGAAAGTCTAATTCTGAAAATGCTTGCACATAGTTATCGAACGTAACGGAACTTGGAGGTTTTAACGTATCTTCAAAAATTTCTCGTTTTGTTTTTAGCGAATTAACAACCATTAGGTAGAAAGGAGCTAACCAAACAATCGCCAAAAAGATACCCAATACTTCAAGTGGAATTAAATACTTTTTACGCATTACATTTCCACCTCACGTTTCTTATTAATATAAACTTGCACTAAAGCAACCACTGCAACAATTAAGAAAAATATGACCGCTTTTGCTTGCGCATATGCCATATCATAACGACCGAACGCTGTATTAAATATCTCCATCGCTACCATTTGCGTTGAATTATACGGTCCTCCTCCAGTTAAAGAAAGGTTTTGATCATACAACTTAAATGTATTGGAAAGCGTTAAAAACATACTTACTGTAAAAGCAGGAGCTACTAGTGGAAAAATTACACTACGAAATCTTTGAAAAGCATTGGCACCATCAATTTCTGCCGCTTCAAGCAATTCCTTTGAAACACCTTCCAAGTACGCAATATAAATTACCATAATATATCCAGACATTTGCCAGCTCATTAAGATAACAAGTCCCCAAAAGCCAGTACTGGTGGTAGATAACCACCCTTGTAAACTCTCTATACCTACTATTGAACCAAAGCCTGCAAATGCTTTCGTGAAGATAAACTGCCAGATGAATCCAAGGATTAATCCCCCAATTAGATTTGGCATAAAGAAAATGGTACGCAACACTTTATTTGTTTTTAATTTGGCTGTTACTAGTAGTGCAAGTGATAAGCCAATTAGATTGATCAGAATGACCGATACGACGGAAAACTTCGTTGTAAACCATAACGAATTAAGGAAACGTTCGTCTTTGAATAATGCTATGTAATTATCAAAGCCAACAAAGCCTTTCGTCTGAATTCCATTCCAATCTGTGAAAGAATAATAGATACCAAGAAATAAAGGAGCTATTACAACTAATGTCAATGCGGCCAAAACTGGCATTAAAAATACCCAATATGATAAATCTCTTGTGCGCATTCGCTCACCTCCCAAATGACAAACATGCATCTTTACCCATTACTTGGTTTCAGACCATGCTTTTCTCTCTTTTTTTACAAAACAAAGTAGCGCAGTGGCTACTTTGTTTTGATGCTTTCGCTTTTCTTATTTACGATCAGTTTCCCATGCTTTTTTCGTTGCATCGACAACTTCTTCCCAAGTTGCTTTTTTACTTAAATATTTCTGAATTTGAACCCCTAATTCGTCTTGACCCCATCCAGTAGGATATCCCATGAAAGTCCAGCCAATTGTTTTGCCCTTCTCTGCATATTCATATACATCTTTTGAAAGTGGATCAGAGATCTTAGATGAATCATATCCTTCGTATGCTGGGATGAATTTAAAATCGTTTAACACTGTTTCTTTACCTTCATCCGAAGTATATAGCCAGTCTAGGAATTTTTTTGATTCTTCGATTACTGCTTTATCTGCCTTGCTATTTACACCCCAATACATCGGGATCCCAACTGGAATAGTATCACCTTTGTATCCTTCTACAGGAATCGGTAATATTCCAATGCCGTTATTTGCAAAATCTTCATCAATCCCTGCAATCGATCCATATACCCAGTTACCTTGTTGAATAATCGCTACTTTTTGAAGAGAGAATAACTCTTCTACTTGTTTTGAATAGTCTAAACTAACTGTTGGTTGCACCGAATAGTCATTTTGAAGATCTAGAACTTTTTTGAATGCATCACCATATTTGAAATCGACAGTTTTAGAATCAAATGCAGTTAAAACATTATTGTCAAATTCTGGAGCTAAGAAAGCATTTGATAAATGCAATCCAGTTACCCATGTTTCTTTACCAGGTAAAGCAAATACCGCTTGTAGACCTAATTCAGATTTTTTGCTATCTAATTTTTTTACCGCTGCTTCTAAAGAAGCGAAGTCTTTAATGGAAGCTGGATCAACTTCTGCTTTTTCAAATACATTCTTGTTATAAATTAAACCATAACCTTCTTGGTTGTATGGAAGTCCCAATACTTTTCCATCTACCGAAACTCCATTAAGTGAGCCATCTAATGCTGCTTTTGCTGCTGCAGAATCGGACAAGTCAGCTAATTTGTCTAACCAATCTGCTACATCTTGAGGACCCCCGATATTATAAATAGCTGGCTCATTGCCTGATGCAAACTTGGAACGAAGAGCTGCACCGTAGTCTTCTCCACCACCAACAGTTGTGATATTAATTTTTACATTTTCATTTTCTTTTTCATATGCTTTTGCAACTTTTTCAAACTGATCTTTAAATTCTACTTTGAATTGGAAGACGTCTAACGTTACTTGCTCTTCTTTCGAACTACACCCCGTTAAAATTGCTGCAAAACTTAGTGAAGCTGCTAATAAACCTGCACGCCATTTTCTTTTCATATTTCTCCCCCACACTTTAAAATTTTAACTTCCGTGAAAACGTTTGCACAAGTGACCAAAAATAATGGCAAAGCTTGTGAAAGCGTTTGCGCAAATTAACTAAATTTATCCTACCATACCATTTATATGATTACAACACTATATTTTTTCGCAATTCAGATTTCAAAAAACATGCACATGTTTCAATTGGAGTCATCTAAGTGAATTTGTAATGAAGGGCACTTTCTACGTTTTAAGGCCCCCCAAGTCTATTCACTCCTCATTCGTCGAAATTAAACATATGCATAGTAAAGTTTAAATATGAAACGATTCTTATTTTATTGGGAAGCTTGTCCTCATCTTTTTAATAGGACGATTAGTTTACTCGGTCAATAATGAGCATAGCTGCTCCAAGCATCCCGGCTTCATTCCCAAAAGTAGCGCGCTTCAATTCCAGCGGGCTAAGTTTCAGTGACTCTACTTTCGCTAAAAGGTTTTCCCACCAATCATCTGCAGAATCTGAAACGCCCCCCCCAACTACAACACAGTCCATATCCAAAACCGCTTGTAGTGTGGAAATCACTACTGCAAAATCGGAAAGAAATCGTTCGCGAACTACTATTGCACTTGTATGCCCATTAGTTGCTAATCGGAATAGATTTTGTGGTATTGCTAATTGCCCTGTTTCTGGATCAATAACATTCTCCTCTTGAATCAATCTACTTAGCGCAGTCCCAGATACATATTGCTCACTACAACCCGGTCTACCACAGCCACATACTAAACCATTTGGATACAAGATTAAGTGACCTACTTCTCCCGCACCTCCGTGGGTACCATTCATCACTTGCCCGTCAAAGACAAACCCACCGCCTAGTTTCGTCCCAATTGTTAAACAAACTACTTTTTGGAAATTTGCTGCTGCACCAATTTTCGCTTCTGCAAGCGCAGCACAATTGGCATCATTATTTATTTCCACTCGAAGCCCTGTTGCTGCTTCTAATTGCGCTTTTACTGGTGTTCCTTGCCAGCCTTCTAGTTCTGTTTCGAATGTTACAACACCCGTTTTTGCATCTACCATTCCCCTTGTACCAATTCCGATACCCGATAGATCAGGAAATTCCGTCATTACTTTTAGCACCTGTTCTTCTAAGTATGGATACAATGGTAATTTTGTTGGGATTTTTTTATCAGCTAAAACTTCCCCGTTCTCCTTCACTACACCTAACCTGATTTTGGTTCCACCAATATCAATACCAAGTATTTTTTTCAATGTCCTATCTCCTTCCAAAAGCAAGCACAAATGCCTCATAAGGGCGTACTATCATGATATCTCCTTCTATTTCAGGAGTTTCATAGTTAGCTATTATCACTTTGCCATTATCGTTTCTTCTATCATATACATTCCAGTCGAATTGTTCCATTTCCTTCGAGAAATTAGCTACAATTAGCCATTCTTCTTCCTCAAATTGTCGTTTATAAACAAACAGATTGGGATGATTCGGCAGTAATAATTGGAAACTACCATTTGTGATAATATCATGTTCTTTTCTTAATTTGATTAATTTTTGATACGTATAAAAAATGGACGACTCATCGGCAAGTACCTGTTCTGCATTAATTTTAGCGGTATTTGTATTCATCTCAATCCAAGGTGTTCCCGTAGTAAATCCTCCATCAACCGTCCATTGCATCGGAGTTCGAGCATTGTCCCGCCCTTTGGCATAAATACTCTCCATGATCGATTCATGCGCAATTCCTTGCTGACGTTTTTCTTTATACATATTAAGTGTTTCAATATCTCGGTAGT
The nucleotide sequence above comes from Psychrobacillus glaciei. Encoded proteins:
- a CDS encoding ABC transporter substrate-binding protein, translating into MKRKWRAGLLAASLSFAAILTGCSSKEEQVTLDVFQFKVEFKDQFEKVAKAYEKENENVKINITTVGGGEDYGAALRSKFASGNEPAIYNIGGPQDVADWLDKLADLSDSAAAKAALDGSLNGVSVDGKVLGLPYNQEGYGLIYNKNVFEKAEVDPASIKDFASLEAAVKKLDSKKSELGLQAVFALPGKETWVTGLHLSNAFLAPEFDNNVLTAFDSKTVDFKYGDAFKKVLDLQNDYSVQPTVSLDYSKQVEELFSLQKVAIIQQGNWVYGSIAGIDEDFANNGIGILPIPVEGYKGDTIPVGIPMYWGVNSKADKAVIEESKKFLDWLYTSDEGKETVLNDFKFIPAYEGYDSSKISDPLSKDVYEYAEKGKTIGWTFMGYPTGWGQDELGVQIQKYLSKKATWEEVVDATKKAWETDRK
- a CDS encoding ROK family protein, producing MKKILGIDIGGTKIRLGVVKENGEVLADKKIPTKLPLYPYLEEQVLKVMTEFPDLSGIGIGTRGMVDAKTGVVTFETELEGWQGTPVKAQLEAATGLRVEINNDANCAALAEAKIGAAANFQKVVCLTIGTKLGGGFVFDGQVMNGTHGGAGEVGHLILYPNGLVCGCGRPGCSEQYVSGTALSRLIQEENVIDPETGQLAIPQNLFRLATNGHTSAIVVRERFLSDFAVVISTLQAVLDMDCVVVGGGVSDSADDWWENLLAKVESLKLSPLELKRATFGNEAGMLGAAMLIIDRVN